Proteins encoded by one window of Mercenaria mercenaria strain notata chromosome 4, MADL_Memer_1, whole genome shotgun sequence:
- the LOC123551376 gene encoding uncharacterized protein LOC123551376, whose translation MIHSYLKFLAVFAFFNIVFCSENDKIAILSQMQDWGEKIFRIIENKYKTSDKGQYLVAALLPDAALDKPKELSKRLLNGCPTNGPDIAGKLIECSTSAVILNKESEEIWKRSIWKDEEKYKEHEWHGEYMLVHEGIIERLINNFHKENGDNANCRVYLYSYYIPCADISNCPYSCSEEVADYNNRAGIKCKITVIGYTEVFRRPNSKTNEPKAKDVIEAQMELYQTVRDVKLLAIEAIRNRNQRVSFQELMYSCLYESPLSGCCVDNTNSRENSKLVIAFFVNNIVYKAVNSKFANCRSFDDNRKELEKYFSRLFKKKAFIHRGCGKCPAEKINIFLIEFCSKTALDLASGFGSPAPEFDLSSATWTPPRDSWENLYRISPDEFLNTKTVMCALRPLSIKSLCTRLDETSINLPQTGSKRERSRSPSSEIISELKSARIDD comes from the coding sequence ATGATTCACTCCTACCTAAAATTTCTAGCGGTTTTCGcttttttcaacattgttttctgttcagaaaatgacaaaattgctATTCTAAGTCAAATGCAAGACTGGGGAGAAAAAATCTTCAGAATTATAGAGAATAAATACAAAACGTCTGATAAAGGACAATATCTAGTTGCGGCATTGCTTCCAGATGCTGCGCTTGATAAGCCCAAGGAGCTATCTAAAAGACTTTTAAACGGTTGTCCGACAAATGGACCAGATATTGCCGGAAAATTGATTGAGTGTAGCACAAGTGCCGTGATTTTGAACAAAGAAAGCGAAGAAATTTGGAAAAGAAGCATTTGGAAAGATGAAGAAAAGTACAAAGAACACGAATGGCATGGAGAATATATGCTGGTACATGAAGGTATAATAGAAAGGCTTATAAACAATTTTCACAAGGAAAATGGTGATAACGCTAACTGTAGGGTTTATTTATACTCCTACTATATTCCCTGTGCTGACATTTCCAATTGCCCTTATTCCTGTTCTGAGGAGGTTGCTGACTATAACAATAGAGCcggaataaaatgcaaaataactgTAATTGGTTACACGGAAGTGTTTAGACGTCCTAATTCAAAGACCAACGAGCCAAAAGCGAAAGATGTAATCGAAGCTCAAATGGAATTGTACCAAACTGTCAGAGACGTGAAACTACTAGCGATTGAAGCAATTAGGAATAGAAACCAGAGAGTATCATTTCAAGAATTAATGTATTCGTGTCTGTACGAATCACCATTGTCGGGCTGTTGTGTCGATAACACAAATTCTAGAGAAAATAGTAAGCTCGTCATTGCGTTTTTTGTGAACAACATTGTGTACAAGGCCGTGAACAGCAAGTTTGCAAATTGTAGGTCGTTCGATGATAACCGCAAAGAGTTGGAGAAGTATTTTAgtagattgtttaaaaaaaaagccttTATACATAGAGGCTGTGGAAAATGCCCggctgaaaaaataaatatattcctcATTGAGTTTTGTTCGAAAACGGCGCTCGACTTGGCAAGTGGATTTGGAAGTCCTGCACCTGAATTTGACCTGTCGTCTGCAACATGGACACCCCCACGTGATAGCTGGGAAAACTTGTACAGAATCTCCCCTGACGAATTTCTAAACACCAAGACGGTCATGTGTGCTCTTCGACCACTTAGCATCAAGTCTCTTTGTACACGTTTGGATGAGACAAGTATAAATCTTCCTCAAACTGGATCAAAGAGGGAGAGGTCTCGAAGCCCATCGTCGGAGATCATTTCAGAATTGAAATCAGCAAGAATTGACGATTAG